Proteins encoded in a region of the Raphanus sativus cultivar WK10039 chromosome 8, ASM80110v3, whole genome shotgun sequence genome:
- the LOC130498407 gene encoding uncharacterized protein LOC130498407 has translation MFPESACFLPSGDLPKAFGSVQFDLLQVMSQIPHFEDMVNGQSSKKELENMNAQLKEEKNKVLAQGKEIKSLQFKLKNSKEAEAATAAENTALTRQLEEAQEELCGLKLEKESFEDEKMIAVSGAKVTARWELMRECLKEQTDKWELAVEFQRYKLVKESEAKLQGLPPLSFDDEWPLPEAGASKETSPAPSEGAAASPTA, from the exons ATGTTCCCTGAGAGTGCCTGCTTTCTCCCTTCTGGGGACCTCCCGAAAGCCTTTGGGAGCGTTCAGTTTGATCTCCTCCAG GTTATGTCTCAGATTCCCCATTTTGAGGATATGGTGAACGGGCAATCATCCAAAAAAGAGCTGGAGAACATGAATGCTCAGCTTAAGGAGGAGAAGAACAAAGTCCTGGCTCAGGGGAAGGAGATCAAATCCCTTCAGTTTAAGCTGAAGAACTCGAAGGAGGCCGAGGCTGCTACTGCTGCGGAGAATACCGCTTTGACGCGCCAGTTGGAGGAGGCCCAGGAGGAGCTATGCGGGCTGAAGCTGGAGAAGGAGTCATTTGAGGACGAGAAGATGATCGCTGTGAGTGGAGCCAAGGTGACTGCTCGCTGGGAGCTGATGAGGGAATGTCTCAAGGAGCAGACCGATAAGTGGGAGTTGGCCGTGGAATTCCAGCGATACAAGCTGGTGAAGGAGTCCGAGGCTAAGCTGCAGGGATTGCCTCCTCTATCGTTTGATGATGAGTGGCCTCTCCCTGAAGCCGGTGCTTCCAAGGAGACTTCCCCTGCTCCATCTGAGGGCGCGGCTGCTTCTCCAACCGCCTGA
- the LOC130499024 gene encoding uncharacterized protein At3g60930, chloroplastic-like → MSQKEGSGEIQISASGARLMKVKQEAGEKMKKDAKKKKAKDSIGARVKRMKKKDGKSTSSGPHSPSLLKSQDVVNLVVQAQGKSNLARACTDDETPETPEGWLCIHEKYISKCHLRFPLPTLLLDRIDHYQLALSQLCPSVIQVVNGFITRGKEEGVIVGLSELMSLFLIKESSSKDGGSGTYYLSCRPGLGIFKFSTSDDDWRKKYFYVKIDPSTVPIGRDLRASWSDISEIEEHVKLSGKLTRALYRKLQHSPNTWGAYTTLRVGSARFPERDKASFPDSGHDSPYDSVSEGESIFSVSSGASTSERTQSHKMPIQPSFCSRGRSTKAASSSRGSDKNQRGSFLSTVKDVLDDGGSAPAKDTSRSEPKVQEVVPHPEVPEVEADPQIVKDTHEFEPPRSKRSRTDQIDRPSRSSSSSSKGATIGWNFTHSKPGSVLDDSWGLATLMRHMKRTGCALPSIANLSNKEEYVDIAHYMGQVWAQFKFDETVHNAPNAGELAQVTELVRATKMELDQARVQVYELQGEVKRLGSKADIQQGTIESQIAEYQVKELIASSQDSQKNKEAEVRLAVRRGKREVADAFNKVLVSVKEKFSRKKDEFDLLVYAQELQANTELLKDMLDNEVKSAEDEYARLVAMMPEAVAAYEKAQYGSLGLVGSYSAPIEATPGDGDKEIEEEVPDNEDDPVDKGAEKSSGGKEV, encoded by the exons ATGAGTCAAAAGGAAGGCTCCGGTGAAATTCAAATCTCTGCTTCCGGTGCTCGTCTTATGAAGGTTAAGCAAGAAGCtggagagaagatgaagaaggatgccaagaagaagaaggctaaaGACTCGATTGGAGCGagagtcaagaggatgaagaagaaagatggcaaGAGCACCTCCTCTGGTCCTCACTCTCCCTCGCTGTTGAAGAGTCAGGATGTCGTTAATCTCGTCGTCCAAGCTCAGGGCAAGAGTAATCTAGCCAGGGCTTGTACTGACGACGAAACCCCTGAAACTCCGGAGGGTTGGTTATGTATTCACGAGAAATACATCTCCAAATGCCACCTTAGGTTCCCTCTCCCAACCCTCTTGctagatcgcatagatcactaTCAACTGGCCCTTTCCCAACTTTGCCCCTCGGTTATCCAAGTGGTGAACGGATTCATCACCAGGGGTAAGGAAGAAGGAGTCATCGTAGGGTTGAGTGAGCTGATGAGTCTGTTCCTGATAAAGGAAAGCTCTTCCAAGGATGGTGGAAGCGGGACCTATTACCTCTCCTGTCGTCCGGGGCTAGGCATTTTTAAGTTCTCaaccagtgatgatgactggcgaaAGAAGTATTTCTATGTCAAGATCGACCCTTCGACGGTTCCTATAGGCAGAGACCTCAGGGCCTCttggtctgacatttctg AGATTGAGGAACATGTCAAGTTATCTGGTAAACTTACCAGAGCTCTCTATAGGAAGCTGCAGCACAGCCCTAATACTTGGGGAGCTTATACTACTTTGAGagttggatcagctaggttccctGAACGAGACAAGGCTTCCTTTCCTGATTCTGGTcacg ATTCTCCTTATGATTCAGTCTCTGAAGGTGAATCGATATTCTCAGTCTCGTCGGGAGCTAGCACCTCAGAAAGGACTCAGTCGCACAAGATGCCTATCCAGCCCTCGTTctgttccaggggtagatcgactaaagctgccagctcctctagaggaagCGACAAGAATCAACGAGGATCCTTCCTTAGCACGGTGAAGGATGTCCTTGACgatggaggctctgctcctgccaAAGATACCAGTCGCTCCGAGCCCAAGGTTCAAGAAGTTGTCCCTCACCCTGAGGTCCCGGAGGTggaagctgatcctcaaatAGTGAAGGATACTCACGAGtttgagcctccgaggagcaagaggtccaGGACCGACCAGATTGACAGACCTTCCaggtcttcctcttcttcctctaaaGGAGCAACCATCGGCTGGAACTTTACTCACTCGAAGCCTGGATCAGTCTTGGATGACTCATGGGGTCTGGCTACACTGATGAGGCACATGAAGAGAACCGGGTGCGCTCTCCCCTCGATCGCCAACCTCTCAAACAAAGAGGAGTACGTTGATATTGCCCAttacatgggtcaggtatg ggctcagttcaagtttgaCGAAACTGTGCACAATGCCCCCAACGCTGGTGAGCTAGCTCAGGTTACTGAGCTAGTCAGAGCTACTAAGATGGAACTTGATCAGGCTCGGGTTCAGGTCTATGAACTTCAAGGCGAGGtcaagagacttggctccaaggCCGACAttcagcaagggacgatcgagagccaa atagccgagtatcaagtcaaggaACTGATTGCTTCGTCTCAAgacagccagaagaacaaggaagctgaggtcaggctagccgttaGGAGAGGAAAAAGGGAGGTAGCTGACGCTTTTAACAAGGTCCTGGTTtctgtcaaggagaagttctccaggAAGAAGGATGAATTCGATCTTCTGGTTTATGCTCAAGAGCTTCAGGCTAATACCGAGCTCCTGAAGGACATGCTGGACAACGAGGTCAAGAGTGCTGAAGATGAGTACGCTCGCTTGGTGGCTATGATGCCGGAAGCAGTTGCTGCGTACGAAAAGGCTCAA TACGGTTCTTtaggattggtgggttcttactcagccccaatTGAAGCCACCCCGGGAGACGGCGATAAGGAAATCGAGGAGGAAGTTCCTGACAATGAAGATGATCCGGTTgacaagggagctgagaagagctctgGTGGTAAGGaggtttaa